In the Sus scrofa isolate TJ Tabasco breed Duroc chromosome 6, Sscrofa11.1, whole genome shotgun sequence genome, one interval contains:
- the LOC110261350 gene encoding uncharacterized protein LOC110261350 produces the protein MVARGGLSRAGAALPPALRCTPRSPIDLLGGSGGGGGGGGKEPARLRGCAALCTGGKSQQAPFLYPPGPAPRCPRVPVFGGASVALSPRRGPSSVLPFQARVPRLQCRPAIPPLPADAAAHAPTAPSPRARVTAAAWTPECVAWCPHREGYVFGEECRPQYPGSAGRWPPEPPPEQAAAPHQLPGPRSPSLRAEKRRENFGRNFANFTLVYLHEFTDQRSALLPSTLLGNFRFFKANRSWKEASFHKLPGLLMAGTKVKM, from the exons ATGGTGGCCCGCGGG GGGCTGAGCCGGGCTGGGGCCGCGCTGCCTCCCGCGCTGCGCTGCACTCCGCGTTCGCCTATTGATCTGctcggcggcagcggcggcggcggcggcggcggcggcaaggAGCCAG CCAGGCTCCGGGGCTGCGCCGCGCTCTGTACAGGAGGCAAGAGCCAGCAGGCCCCCTTCCTATAccctcctggcccagccccaCGGTGCCCGCGCGTGCCCGTCTTTGGGGGCGCCTCTGTAGCCCTGTCTCCCCGCCGAGGCCCATCTTCTGTCCTTCCCTTccaggcccgagtcccccggcTCCAGTGCAGACCCGCGATCCCTCCGCTTCCTGCAGACGCCGCGGCGCACGCTCCCACCGCTCCCTCCCCCCGCGCTCGGGTTACAG CAGCCGCGTGGACGCCCGAGTGCGTGGCCTGGTGTCCGCACCGGGAGGGATATGTATTTGGCGAGGAATGCAGACCTCAGTACCCAGGAAGCGCGGGCCGGTGGCCTCCAGAGCCGCCCCCGGAACAGGCTGCCGCTCCCCACCAGCTGCCGGGGCCTCGGAGCCCCTCCCTGCGTGCAGAGAAGCGACGGGAAAACTTTGGGAGAAACTTTGCCAACTTTACTCTCG tttaccTGCATGAGTTCACAGACCAGCGTTCTGCTTTGTTGCCATCCACGCTGTTAGGAAATTTCAGATTCTTCAAGGCCAACAG GAGTTGGAAGGAGGCCTCGTTTCATAAGCTTCCTGGTCTGCTGATGGCTGGCACCAAGGTCAAGATGTGA
- the IRX3 gene encoding iroquois-class homeodomain protein IRX-3 isoform X2, translating into MSFPQLGYQYIRPIYPPERPGAAAGGGSAGARGGPGAGTSELAASGSLSNVLSSVYGAPYAAAAAAAAAAQGYGAFLPYAAELPIFPQLGTQYELKDSPGVQHPAAAAGFPHPHPAFYPYGQYQFGDPSRPKNATRESTSTLKAWLNEHRKNPYPTKGEKIMLAIITKMTLTQVSTWFANARRRLKKENKMTWAPRSRTDEEGNAYGSEREEEDEEEDEEDSKRELELEEEELGGEEEDTGGEGLVDDDEDEEIDLENLDGTAAGPELALTGAAHRDGDLGLESISDSKNSDSDDSSEGLEERPLPVLSLAPVPPPVAAALPSPPSPSAGLDPCAAAPAPASALQKPKIWSLAETATSPDNPRRSPPGAGGSPPGAAVAPPALQLSPAAAAAAAHRLVSAPLGKFPAWTNRPFPGPPPGPRPHPLSLLGSAPPHLLGLPGAAGHPAAAAAAFARPAEPEGGTDRCSALEVEKKLLKTAFQPVPRRPQNHLDAALVLSALSSS; encoded by the exons ATGTCCTTCCCCCAGCTCGGATACCAGTACATCCGCCCGATCTACCCGCCCGAGCGCCCCGGGGCCGCCGCCGGCGGTGGGAGCGCCGGGGCCCGGGGCGGCCCGGGAGCCGGAACCTCAGAGCTGGCCGCCTCGGGGTCCCTGTCCAACGTGCTCTCGTCCGTGTACGGGGCGCCCTACGCCGCGGCGGCCGCGGCAGCCGCCGCTGCCCAAGGCTACGGCGCCTTCCTGCCCTACGCGGCGGAGCTGCCCATCTTCCCGCAGCTG GGCACGCAGTATGAGCTGAAGGACAGTCCGGGGGTGCAGCATCCGGCTGCGGCCGCCGGGTTTCCGCACCCGCACCCCGCCTTCTACCCATACGGCCAGTACCAGTTCGGGGACCCGTCCCGTCCCAAGAACGCGACCCGGGAGAGCACTAGCACACTCAAGGCCTGGCTGAACGAGCACCGCAAGAACCCCTACCCCACCAAGGGCGAGAAGATCATGCTGGCCATCATCACCAAGATGACCCTCACCCAGGTGTCCACCTGGTTCGCCAACGCGCGCCGGCGCCTCAAGAAGGAGAACAAGATGACATGGGCGCCCCGCAGCCGCACCGACGAGGAGGGCAACGCTTACGGGAGCGAGCGCGAGGAGGAGGAcgaagaggaagatgaagaagaCAGCAAACGcgaactggagctggaggaggaggagctcgggggggaggaggaggacactGGGGGCGAGGGCCTGGTGGACGACGATGAAGACGAGGAGATCGATTTGGAGAACTTAGACGGTACGGCCGCAGGGCCTGAGCTGGCCCTGACTGGGGCAGCGCACAGGGACGGCGACCTCGGCCTGGAATCCATTTCAGACTCCAAGAATAGCGACTCAGATGACAGTTCCGAGGGCTTGGAGGAGCGTCCACTGCCCGTCCTGAGTCTGGCCCCAGTGCCACCGCCGGTGGCCGCGGCTCTGCCATCTCCTCCTTCGCCCTCAGCGGGCCTGGACCCCTGCGCTGCTGCACCAGCGCCCGCCTCGGCCTTGCAGAAACCcaagatctggtccctggccgaGACGGCCACAAGCCCGGACAATCCGCGCCGCTCGCCTCCAGGCGCGGGGGGTTCTCCCCCCGGGGCAGCCGTCgcgcccccagccctgcagctctctcccgccgccgccgcagccgcaGCTCACAGACTCGTCTCAGCGCCGCTAGGCAAGTTCCCCGCTTGGACCAACAGGCCGTTCCCCGGCCCGCCGCCCGGCCCACGCCCGCACCCGCTCTCCCTACTCGGCTCGGCCCCTCCACACCTGCTGGGACTTCCCGGAGCCGCGGGCCACCCGGCTGCCGCAGCCGCCGCCTTCGCTCGGCCGGCGGAGCCCGAGGGCGGAACAG ATCGCTGTAGTGCCTTGGAAGTGGAGAAAAAGTTACTCAAGACAGCTTTCCAACCCGTGCCCAGGCG GCCTCAGAACCACCTGGACGCTGCTCTGGTCTTATCGGCTCTCTCCtcatcttaa
- the IRX3 gene encoding iroquois-class homeodomain protein IRX-3 isoform X1, whose product MSFPQLGYQYIRPIYPPERPGAAAGGGSAGARGGPGAGTSELAASGSLSNVLSSVYGAPYAAAAAAAAAAQGYGAFLPYAAELPIFPQLGTQYELKDSPGVQHPAAAAGFPHPHPAFYPYGQYQFGDPSRPKNATRESTSTLKAWLNEHRKNPYPTKGEKIMLAIITKMTLTQVSTWFANARRRLKKENKMTWAPRSRTDEEGNAYGSEREEEDEEEDEEDSKRELELEEEELGGEEEDTGGEGLVDDDEDEEIDLENLDGTAAGPELALTGAAHRDGDLGLESISDSKNSDSDDSSEGLEERPLPVLSLAPVPPPVAAALPSPPSPSAGLDPCAAAPAPASALQKPKIWSLAETATSPDNPRRSPPGAGGSPPGAAVAPPALQLSPAAAAAAAHRLVSAPLGKFPAWTNRPFPGPPPGPRPHPLSLLGSAPPHLLGLPGAAGHPAAAAAAFARPAEPEGGTDRCSALEVEKKLLKTAFQPVPRRETGRPTPTAGPHFAFRRLPAPASALGWVSRS is encoded by the exons ATGTCCTTCCCCCAGCTCGGATACCAGTACATCCGCCCGATCTACCCGCCCGAGCGCCCCGGGGCCGCCGCCGGCGGTGGGAGCGCCGGGGCCCGGGGCGGCCCGGGAGCCGGAACCTCAGAGCTGGCCGCCTCGGGGTCCCTGTCCAACGTGCTCTCGTCCGTGTACGGGGCGCCCTACGCCGCGGCGGCCGCGGCAGCCGCCGCTGCCCAAGGCTACGGCGCCTTCCTGCCCTACGCGGCGGAGCTGCCCATCTTCCCGCAGCTG GGCACGCAGTATGAGCTGAAGGACAGTCCGGGGGTGCAGCATCCGGCTGCGGCCGCCGGGTTTCCGCACCCGCACCCCGCCTTCTACCCATACGGCCAGTACCAGTTCGGGGACCCGTCCCGTCCCAAGAACGCGACCCGGGAGAGCACTAGCACACTCAAGGCCTGGCTGAACGAGCACCGCAAGAACCCCTACCCCACCAAGGGCGAGAAGATCATGCTGGCCATCATCACCAAGATGACCCTCACCCAGGTGTCCACCTGGTTCGCCAACGCGCGCCGGCGCCTCAAGAAGGAGAACAAGATGACATGGGCGCCCCGCAGCCGCACCGACGAGGAGGGCAACGCTTACGGGAGCGAGCGCGAGGAGGAGGAcgaagaggaagatgaagaagaCAGCAAACGcgaactggagctggaggaggaggagctcgggggggaggaggaggacactGGGGGCGAGGGCCTGGTGGACGACGATGAAGACGAGGAGATCGATTTGGAGAACTTAGACGGTACGGCCGCAGGGCCTGAGCTGGCCCTGACTGGGGCAGCGCACAGGGACGGCGACCTCGGCCTGGAATCCATTTCAGACTCCAAGAATAGCGACTCAGATGACAGTTCCGAGGGCTTGGAGGAGCGTCCACTGCCCGTCCTGAGTCTGGCCCCAGTGCCACCGCCGGTGGCCGCGGCTCTGCCATCTCCTCCTTCGCCCTCAGCGGGCCTGGACCCCTGCGCTGCTGCACCAGCGCCCGCCTCGGCCTTGCAGAAACCcaagatctggtccctggccgaGACGGCCACAAGCCCGGACAATCCGCGCCGCTCGCCTCCAGGCGCGGGGGGTTCTCCCCCCGGGGCAGCCGTCgcgcccccagccctgcagctctctcccgccgccgccgcagccgcaGCTCACAGACTCGTCTCAGCGCCGCTAGGCAAGTTCCCCGCTTGGACCAACAGGCCGTTCCCCGGCCCGCCGCCCGGCCCACGCCCGCACCCGCTCTCCCTACTCGGCTCGGCCCCTCCACACCTGCTGGGACTTCCCGGAGCCGCGGGCCACCCGGCTGCCGCAGCCGCCGCCTTCGCTCGGCCGGCGGAGCCCGAGGGCGGAACAG ATCGCTGTAGTGCCTTGGAAGTGGAGAAAAAGTTACTCAAGACAGCTTTCCAACCCGTGCCCAGGCG TGAAACCGGGAGACCAACACCTACAGCTGGACCTCATTTCGCCTTCAGACGCCTCCCTGCCCCGGCCTCAGCCCTGGGTTGGGTCTCTCGGTCCTAG